A region from the Trueperella pyogenes genome encodes:
- a CDS encoding ATP/GTP-binding protein → MRRRNKYERVVRPLNPERLMNYTHVETADNGMEFKVHKIRAAAKEYLCPGCHGAIRVGEAHVVAWTEDSWFGAQAGQEARRHWHTACWRAKGRHALGTWW, encoded by the coding sequence ATGCGGCGTCGTAACAAATACGAACGCGTTGTCAGGCCGCTCAATCCGGAGCGGCTCATGAACTACACGCACGTCGAGACTGCGGACAACGGCATGGAGTTCAAGGTTCACAAGATCCGTGCCGCCGCCAAGGAGTACCTCTGCCCAGGGTGTCATGGGGCCATCCGCGTCGGTGAAGCACACGTGGTGGCGTGGACGGAGGACAGCTGGTTCGGCGCCCAGGCTGGTCAGGAGGCCCGTAGACATTGGCACACGGCCTGCTGGAGGGCAAAAGGCCGCCATGCGTTGGGCACGTGGTGGTAG
- a CDS encoding alpha/beta fold hydrolase: MIAYRRTGPVSDLPLVLLHALPLDSTMWDAVRSELTDIDILTFDAPGFGRTELSAQFTAGEPNTSTFVAAIKTRLDELGITRIALGGLSMGGSVAADFTATHPDLVAGLALMDTNITSDDADRKAFRRNVAAHADEGRGYEMVKDWTTTMVGPDAPQAIRDSLDARLRALPNEGLAWIQRAMANRVDRSDAVALVDGPVYFIRGTEDPTASLEGYMRLALRTAQPHIREIEGVGHFAADEKPAELANILRDFYARVGR; the protein is encoded by the coding sequence ATGATTGCTTACCGTAGAACTGGCCCAGTATCTGACCTTCCACTTGTGCTTCTGCACGCGTTGCCGCTGGATTCGACGATGTGGGACGCCGTGCGTAGCGAGCTAACTGACATCGATATCCTCACATTCGATGCCCCCGGCTTTGGGCGAACCGAGCTGAGCGCGCAGTTTACTGCGGGTGAGCCGAACACGAGCACGTTCGTGGCGGCGATCAAGACTCGCCTCGACGAACTCGGCATTACGCGCATCGCACTAGGCGGACTGTCGATGGGCGGCTCAGTTGCGGCAGACTTCACAGCCACGCACCCTGATCTCGTGGCGGGGTTGGCGCTCATGGACACGAACATTACCTCCGACGACGCCGACCGGAAGGCTTTCCGGCGCAACGTGGCAGCCCACGCCGACGAGGGGCGTGGCTATGAGATGGTCAAAGACTGGACGACGACGATGGTCGGTCCGGACGCCCCACAGGCGATTCGCGACTCGCTCGATGCGCGCTTGCGCGCACTGCCCAACGAGGGCCTCGCCTGGATTCAGCGTGCGATGGCCAACCGGGTGGACCGCTCGGACGCCGTCGCGCTGGTAGATGGCCCGGTGTATTTCATCCGCGGCACGGAGGACCCAACCGCCTCGTTAGAGGGCTACATGAGGCTTGCGCTGCGCACCGCCCAGCCACATATCAGGGAGATCGAGGGCGTAGGCCACTTCGCCGCGGACGAGAAGCCTGCCGAGCTGGCCAATATCTTGCGCGATTTCTACGCACGTGTGGGCAGGTAG